AGAGTACAAAACCAATTCCACCTTTAACATGATGACTGCTGCTATAATCACTTCACTGAACGCGCCCATAATCGTAGTAACTTGCTCATCTGGAATGCTCATGATCCATTTTCCATCATCTATAATGCACCACCAACCGAAACCAATTAAGAAAATAAAAAACGCCATTAAGAGCGTATTCGAAATGAAAAACCGTAAAGACATAATATCCCTCCCCTTTTAGATTGTTAGTAATATAATAGGATGTATCCAGAAAGTAGTATATATAACTTCAGGATCTTCAATTACTTTAATAAGTGAACACCGTTATTCGTTATTCACAGTACTCGATGTTTATTCAGTTAATAACAGTTATTATCGGATAATATCTTTGGATAAATTATTAAACTATAGTTGAAAAATTCATAGTTAAATCAAAAAATTAATAGGTATGATTATAGATGATAACTAGATTGAGTATTAAAAACATAAAGAATATGGTAAAATAACACTATTAAATTCAATTCAACAAATGAGACCACTTAAGGAGGACAAGTATGAGTTTTAAACGTAGAAAAGTATCAATCATAGGAGCTGGGTTCACAGGTGCTACTACTGCCTATATGATTGCTGAGAAGGAATTAGCGGATGTTGTATTAGTTGATATTCCGGATATGGAACAGCCAACAAAAGGGAAAGCATTAGATATGCTAGAGTCAAGTCCTGTTATGCGTTTTGATGCATCTATAAAAGGAACAGCGGACTATAGTGATACTAAGGATTCAGACTTAGTGATTATTACAGCGGGAATTGCTCGTAAACCGGGCATGAGTCGTGATGATCTTGTTTCGATTAATGCTAAAATTATGAAGACAGTCACAAATGAAGTTGTTAAGTACTCACCAAATTGTTATATACTTGTATTGACAAATCCAGTGGATGCAATGACCTATACCGTGTTAAAAGAATCTGGTTTTGCTAAGAATCGAGTGATCGGTCAATCAGGCGTTCTAGATACTGCCAGGTTCCGTACGTTTATTGCAGAAGAATTAAATATTTCTGTAAAAGATATTACGGGATTTGTATTAGGTGGACATGGGGATAGTATGGTACCTTTAATACGCTATTCGTATGCAGGTGGAATTCCACTTGAGACACTGATTTCAAAAGAGCGATTAGATGCAATTATTGAGCGTACTAGAAAAGGTGGAGGCGAAATTGTTAACCTTCTTGGTAACGGAAGCGCGTATTATGCGCCAGCTGCGTCACTTACTGAGATGACCGAAGCAATTTTAAAAGACCAGCGCCGTGTCTTACCGTCGATTGCTTATCTTGATGGGGAATATGGATACCATGACATTTGCCTAGGGGTCCCTACAATTTTAGGTGGAAATGGTCTAGAGCAAATACTAGAACTTAACCTTACATCTGAAGAAAAAACGGCTTTAGACAATTCAGCTACTGCTGTTAAACAGGTTATAAAAATATTACCAGAGTAATAGTGAATAGACGATCTATTAATAGCATGCTTTGCTAAATAGATTGTCTCTTTTTATTTCAAAACTAGTGTATGATATAGGCTGAACGGTTTTCTCAGTTATCAACGAACAATATATGTGGAAAACTTCCCTTGTTATAACTAGTTATTTTATTGATAGTGACTTCGTTTATACTTTTAATTGGTCTAAAAATAGTTTCTTAAAAATTGGTATAGAGTCTAAGAACGTGTTTCATACCAATTTAAACACTAAGTATGCTATAATAGAACTAATAAAAAATTGTAAATTTCACACGATTTTCATAAGTGTATGATAGTGTGTAATCAAAAAACGTGTGACAACATGGTAGGGGAGTGAGTTAACATGAACAAGATCAAACAGTGTATTATGCTAATTATAACACTACTATTTATTGCGGGATGCGATGAATTAATTACTGGAGACTCAGTTGAATTAAATCAACAACCAAAATTAACGGCGTCACATACACAGAATACGGGAAGTCAAGGACCTACTATTACAGGTACGAGACAAATGACAATTGCTGTAGGTGAACAGTTAGACTTGTTAACTGGAGTACAAGCTATTGATCCTGAAGATGGCGACATTACGGATCGTATTAGTGTTGATAACTCTAATGTAAATCTTACAATACCAGGGCATTACCTTGTCACCTATATGGTGTCCGATTCAGATGGAAACTTAACGACTGCTTATACATTGGTTGAAGTTGAAGAACATGAGAATACGAAACCAATTATTGTAGGAGTAAGTAAAATACAGGTTGGACTTGGGGAAACACCTGATTTATTAGATGGAATCAGGGCATCAGATCTTGAAGATGGTGATCTGACAGATCAAATTACTATAAATGATCAGAACGTAGATATCAATCAAAAGGGAAGCTACCTAATTTCGTATACGGTAACAGACACGGCTGGGGACTCCCGTACCGAATATACGATCGTAGAAGTAGTTAGCGATGTTAGTGACCATGCACCGACTATTACAGGGATTAATGCGATAACGTTAACTGTCACTGATACACCACGTGATCCTTCCGTATTAGAAACGGATCTTTTATACAATATATCAGCTACTGATCCTGAGGATGGCGACTTAACGAAAGAAATCGTTGTTAATTACTCAATGTTAGATCAGACTACTCCTGGTACTTACTTAATTCATTATCAAGTAGAGGACGGGGATGGCCATAAGACGACGGTTCCTACGCTTGTAACTGTAGTAAATAGCAAGGAAACAAACTTAGATTCTACAATCCCTCCTGTTATTACAGGAGTTCAGGACTTTATGGTAACAGTAGGAAGTGATTTACCAAATTTATTAGAAGGTGTAACCGCAATTGATAATAGTGATGGCGATCTTACGTCAGACATAATCATTAATAAAAATAATCTGGATTTAAACACAGTGGGTGTGTATATGATTACCTATGAAGTTACAGATAGTGATGGTAACCTTGGCAAGGCAGTAGCATTAGTTAGGGTGTATGATGAGCTAACTACTACAAATCAAACATCAATTGTACAAACGGTTGAGACTGTTTATGATGGAATTGTAGGAGTTACCAATACGCAAAGTGGGCAGATTGCATCTACTGGTTCTGGTGTTGTTTATAAACAAGATGGGAATGACTATTATATTGTAACGAATCACCATGTGGTAGATGGCGCTGAGTCAGTTGAGATTGTTTACAAAGACCTTAGGTATCAAGTGGGTGAATTATTAGGAAGTGACGCAAAAACGGATTTAGCGGTCATTAGAATAACTACGACTAAAGACTTGCCAGTTCTTAATATGAGGGATACAAGCACCTTAAAGTTAGGAGAAACGGCAATTGCAATTGGTAGTCCTCTTGGATTTGAATACTATGGTTCTGTTACGACTGGAGTAATTTCAGGTCTCGACCGTTATGTAGCAGTCGATACAGATAATGATGGACAAGTCGATACGGAGTCAGTTTTAATCCAACACGATGTAGCAATCAGCCCAGGTAATAGTGGAGGGGCCCTAATCGATCAAAATGGGAACTTGATTGGTATTAATGTACTCAAAATAGTTGAAGAAAAAGTATCGAACATGGGATTTGCAATACCAATTCGGACCGTCAAACGTGTCGTTTCAGATATAGAGATGTATGGATCTGTACAACGTGCTTACTTAGGAATAATGGCAACCGATGTGAGTGCTTTAATTGATGATCCTAATTATTCAATCCCTTCTGATATTACGAGTGGGGTTTACATTGAAACCGTACAAACAGATACTGCAGCTGCAAAGGCACAACTACAGGTAGGAGATATTATTGTCGGACTCGATCAATACGAGATTGACTCAATGCGTAAGTTGAAAAGCGTACTCGAGTACTATAGACCAGGTGACCAGGCTTTAATAACCTATAACCGAAATGGTGTAGAAGATTCCGTTTATGTTTTATTTAAATAAAGCCATACTGGCTAACAAGAAGGGCTTGATTAGAATTCTAATCAAGCTCTTTTTTACAAAATATTATTAATATATATGTTATAATGGATGAAACTGTAAGATTTTTAAAATAAATCCAATTAATTAATAAAGGGAGGTAGTGACAATGGAAGAACATAATTCTAAACAGGAACTTAATCATCAACAAATATTCAAATCTGAGTTAAGAAAAATGCTCAATAAAGGGGCACTTAATCAACAACAGTACGAAGCTATTTTACATCGTTATGAACGCACATATAAGGAACCCAATCATCATAAAGAAAGAACAAAAGAACAGAATGATGGTCAGGACGCTACTCAATTAAGTACAAATAGACAATTAAAAGAACAACACGAACATCAGGAACGACACGATCAACAAGAACAACACGAACAAGAGGAACGACACGATCAGCATGAACAACACGAACAACAGGAACAACAGGAACGACAAGATCAACAGGAACAACCGACAACAACGGCAGAAGTTACAAAGAGAAAGCATGTGAACCCTAAAGATACGTATCAAACGATGTTATTAACAATTGGTGTCTTACTTGTACTATTAGCGGGGGTTGTTTTTGCCACGACGTCCTGGGATGCGTATGATAATTTTATTAAACTTGTATTCTTATCATCAGGATCAGTCATTTTCTTCTTAGCTAGCATCATAGCGGAAAAGAAATTGAAAATTGAAAAAACAGGGCTTGCTTTTTGGAGTTTAGGTAGTTTGTATATTCCAATCCTGTTTCTTGGTATAGGCTTTTTTGGCTTGTTTGGTGACTACTTATCACTACAAGGAGAGGGTAGGTATCTACTCGGGTTTATTGCTACATTAGTAGCAGCTCCAATTTATTACTATAGTTCCATCAAGTATAATGATATGATTTTCAGTTATGTAACGTTGACCTGTATATCCTTACTATTTGCGTTCATCGGGTTGCAAGTTTATGAGAATATCCTCTTCATGCTATTAATACTAAGTTCAGTAAATGCGATTAATTTATTAGTAGGGAAGAAAATCTATAATCAGGCAATTATTAAGTATCTTAATCCATATATATTAGCGAATATGATTTTACTATCTGCTTCTATCGTATTCATTACCAGTTTTGTAGAGAAAAACGTATTCGGGTTTGTGTTTTATTTGATCATGATTGCTAGTTATATAGTGACTCATTACAAAAATGAGACGATTCATAGTTTATTTTCGATTTTCTCTGGGATTATGATTACGCTCACGGGTGTTTATGCGACTCATTCATTATTTAGAGTCCTCGATTATGACGTATTAAGTACTCCATACTATGTAAGCATGTTTGCTATGTTTACGCTGTTCTATTTTGGCCTCTACTACTTCAATCGTCTCGAATCGTTAAAGAACCTAAAGCACCCGTGTTTAATAACAATGTCTATTGGAATAACTGTCTTATTCGTGTTTAACCTAGTGGAAATGGATGCTACGTATAATACGATTTATCTGTTGATTAGTCTAGGGCTTTCATTGTTAGTTTATTTACGTGAACAGGCTAATGGATATAAAACTGTATATGGAATTTCAATGTATGTCCTGTATGTTGGAGTCATTTTTCAGTCTTATTTTTCTATTAATCAGCATGTAAATATTTCTTTATTCAATTATTTTAATAGCGGCTATATCAGTTTGTTTTTATTAATTTTATTATTACGCCGTTTAAAACAGGACATTGCGTTCATACATATCAGAATACTACTTGTGTCATTGATCCCACTGCTCTTAGTTACAACAACTTGGGTATATAATAATGAACACTATGTAGGAATTCCATACATCCTTATGAACCACATCATCTTATTGACGTGCTTCATTTTATATAATAAGCTATTTAATCCTATACAATATGAGCGTGGAATGATTTTAATAGGAAATTTTGTTAATATTACGTTTACAGTGTTTTATGTCCTTACACGAATTGAATTTAAGAACGCCCTTGATTTAACGTTCTTAATAGCAACGCTCATTATTTTACTCGTGTCTTTTGTG
This Haloplasma contractile SSD-17B DNA region includes the following protein-coding sequences:
- the mdh gene encoding malate dehydrogenase; this encodes MSFKRRKVSIIGAGFTGATTAYMIAEKELADVVLVDIPDMEQPTKGKALDMLESSPVMRFDASIKGTADYSDTKDSDLVIITAGIARKPGMSRDDLVSINAKIMKTVTNEVVKYSPNCYILVLTNPVDAMTYTVLKESGFAKNRVIGQSGVLDTARFRTFIAEELNISVKDITGFVLGGHGDSMVPLIRYSYAGGIPLETLISKERLDAIIERTRKGGGEIVNLLGNGSAYYAPAASLTEMTEAILKDQRRVLPSIAYLDGEYGYHDICLGVPTILGGNGLEQILELNLTSEEKTALDNSATAVKQVIKILPE
- a CDS encoding immunoglobulin-like domain-containing protein, with the translated sequence MNKIKQCIMLIITLLFIAGCDELITGDSVELNQQPKLTASHTQNTGSQGPTITGTRQMTIAVGEQLDLLTGVQAIDPEDGDITDRISVDNSNVNLTIPGHYLVTYMVSDSDGNLTTAYTLVEVEEHENTKPIIVGVSKIQVGLGETPDLLDGIRASDLEDGDLTDQITINDQNVDINQKGSYLISYTVTDTAGDSRTEYTIVEVVSDVSDHAPTITGINAITLTVTDTPRDPSVLETDLLYNISATDPEDGDLTKEIVVNYSMLDQTTPGTYLIHYQVEDGDGHKTTVPTLVTVVNSKETNLDSTIPPVITGVQDFMVTVGSDLPNLLEGVTAIDNSDGDLTSDIIINKNNLDLNTVGVYMITYEVTDSDGNLGKAVALVRVYDELTTTNQTSIVQTVETVYDGIVGVTNTQSGQIASTGSGVVYKQDGNDYYIVTNHHVVDGAESVEIVYKDLRYQVGELLGSDAKTDLAVIRITTTKDLPVLNMRDTSTLKLGETAIAIGSPLGFEYYGSVTTGVISGLDRYVAVDTDNDGQVDTESVLIQHDVAISPGNSGGALIDQNGNLIGINVLKIVEEKVSNMGFAIPIRTVKRVVSDIEMYGSVQRAYLGIMATDVSALIDDPNYSIPSDITSGVYIETVQTDTAAAKAQLQVGDIIVGLDQYEIDSMRKLKSVLEYYRPGDQALITYNRNGVEDSVYVLFK